The genomic stretch TTTCGTGCAAAGCGGCTGTTAAAGGGTGAACTAGACCCGTTCATTCAAGCCACAAAATTAACAGCTGGTATGAGTGTATTAGACTGCACCCTTGGCCTGGCTTCTGACAGTATTATAGCCAGCCTTATCACCGGAGAAAGCGGGCTGGTAAAGGGGCTGGAAGGGAATCGCTTTATGGCCTATTTATTAAAGCATGGCTTAAAAACGTGGAAAAGTGGCATTTGTGAAATAGATGAAGCGATGAATAGAATTTCTGTTGTTCACCAAACTTTTGAAACATATCTTCATTGCTGTGAAGATAATTCATTTGATATCGTCTATTTTGATCCCATGTTTGAAGCAAATCTCTCTGAGTCTAACGGAATTCAAGGGTTAAAGCAGCTTGCTTTATACACACCGCTAACGGAGGAAGTAATAACGCAGGCAAAGCGAGTTGCAAGGAAGCGTGTTGTGTTGAAAGATCACTATAAAAGTACGCGTTTTCTTGATCATCAATTTCATGTATATAAGCGCAAAACAGCAGCTTTTCATTACGGTGTTATTGAGATAAATGAAAGTAAATAAACTGAAAAC from Bacillus sp. 1780r2a1 encodes the following:
- a CDS encoding class I SAM-dependent methyltransferase, with amino-acid sequence MIVTTAGRTDEEMISFAKSVANDLHIPYVARAKASVKTLQNKEKSNLLVVGKERMELHIQEVEEPFFFHPNSAMFRAKRLLKGELDPFIQATKLTAGMSVLDCTLGLASDSIIASLITGESGLVKGLEGNRFMAYLLKHGLKTWKSGICEIDEAMNRISVVHQTFETYLHCCEDNSFDIVYFDPMFEANLSESNGIQGLKQLALYTPLTEEVITQAKRVARKRVVLKDHYKSTRFLDHQFHVYKRKTAAFHYGVIEINESK